The Benincasa hispida cultivar B227 chromosome 9, ASM972705v1, whole genome shotgun sequence genome has a segment encoding these proteins:
- the LOC120085210 gene encoding pentatricopeptide repeat-containing protein At1g12775, mitochondrial-like codes for MALTGKRVLALAGSGSSRIPLQLQQAHFPLCFRRFVSTDPSNPISNPLLLRLLQEPTSSVKSVLDSQENAFLCSSRLSFNTLVTSLISSSSPKKAQLVLEWKLEKMSKENERDPDFYIDLMRLCGELQNSPLAMCVFTVMEFQGVKPTVTAFNSLIEACISSRNMITAFSIFEVMKNSESYKPNSDTFYHFIFVFAKLHDVNSMQAWYSAKKAFGFSPDLRTYEALIHGSVKSKCFDFAVKCFEEMMLSGIVPNTIILENMLEGLCKRKNLDEVKKFLNVVLDKGWEINWNVVAKFFPIWFESGELEGMEEILTKINKSNSAVNGI; via the exons ATGGCGTTAACTGGAAAAAGGGTTTTGGCATTGGCCGGAAGCGGTTCCTCCAGGATTCCACTACAGTTACAGCAAGCTCATTTCCCACTTTGTTTCCGGAGATTCGTTTCCACTGATCCCTCGAATCCTATTTCGAATCCTCTGCTTCTCAGGTTGCTTCAGGAGCCAACTTCGTCTGTCAAATCCGTGCTCGATTCTCAGGAAAATGCTTTTCTCTGTAGCTCCCGTCTTTCCTTCAATACCCTCGTTACGTCTCTTATATCTTCTTCGTCGCCTAAGAAGGCTCAGCTG GTTTTGGAAtggaaattggagaaaatgagcaaagaaaatgagagggatcctgatTTTTACATAGACCTGATGCGTCTATGCGGAGAGCTTCAAAATTCCCCTCTTGCAATGTGTGTCTTCACTGTTATGGAATTTCAAGGAGTTAAACCCACGGTGACCGCTTTCAATTCACTTATAGAGGCTTGTATATCTTCCCGTAATATGATAACTGCCTTCAGCATATTTGAAGTAATGAAAAACTCTGAAAGTTATAAACCCAATAGTGATACTTTCTATCATTTCATTTTCGTGTTCGCCAAATTGCACGATGTCAATTCTATGCAAGCATGGTATTCAGCCAAAAAAGCATTTGGATTCTCTCCTGACCTTCGAACCTATGAAGCTCTTATACATGGTAGTGTGAAGTCAAAGTGCTTTGACTTTGCTGTTAAATGTTTTGAGGAAATGATGTTATCTGGCATTGTGCCCAACACAATCATATTGGAGAATATGCTTGAAGGGCTCTGTAAGAGAAAGAATTTGGATGAAGTGAAGAAGTTCTTAAATGTTGTGCTTGACAAAGGATGGGAGATCAATTGGAATGTGGTAGCGAAATTCTTTCCAATATGGTTTGAATCTGGGGAGTTGGAAGGGATGGAGGAGATCCTTACCAAGATAAATAAATCGAATTCGGCTGTCAATGGTATATAG